The following are encoded in a window of Falco biarmicus isolate bFalBia1 chromosome 8, bFalBia1.pri, whole genome shotgun sequence genomic DNA:
- the COL23A1 gene encoding collagen alpha-1(XXIII) chain isoform X1, with protein MSSLPTIPIELHLCGPAEAKVLVAQGSSACVAGTSRPPLASAASSHHVCVNFFQGDQGRDGATGPPGPPGPPGARGPPGDTGKDGPRGPPGPPGFKGEPGEDGLVGARGPPGPKGEPGFQGKKGDDGMPGEPGLMGPKGEKGSAGPKGENGTDGLPGPKGEPGEKGGVGSIGPRGPPGLKGEQGDTVVIDYDGRILDALKGSPGPPGPPGPQGAPGPKGELGLPGPPGLDGEKGPKGAKGDQGSAGITGQKGETGEMGLAGPPGAEGPKGDKGEKGDTGSPCLQNNHIIPEPGPPGLPGPMGPPGIQGPKGLDGAKGEKGDSGEKGDHGDTGPAGLPGAPGLIGLPGTKGEKGKPGEPGLDGFPGLRGEKGERSERGEKGERGLPGRKGAKGQKGEPGPPGLDQPCPVGPDGLPVAGCWHK; from the exons ATGAGCTCACTTCCAACAATCCCCATTGAATTACATCTCTGTGGGCCAGCAGAGGCCAAGGTGCTGGTGGCCCAGGGATCCAGTGCATGTGTTGCAGGCACCTCGCGGCCACCGCTTGCCAGCGCCGCTTCCTCTCACCATGTCTGTGTGAACTTCTTCCAGGGTGATCAAGGTCGAGATGGAGCCACTGGCCCCCCTGGTCCGCCAGGACCCCCAGGTGCTCGGGGGCCTCCTGGTGACACGGGAAAAGATGGCCCAAGAGGACCTCCAGGCCCCCCT GGTTTCAAAGGCGAGCCGGGAGAGGACGGCCTCGTG GGTGCCAGGGGACCTCCAGGACCAAAG GGTGAACCTGGTTTCCaagggaaaaag GGTGATGACGGGATGCCTGGGGAACCAGGACTTATGGGCCCTAAG ggagaaaaaggcAGCGCGGGACCCAAGGGAGAGAACGGCACAGATGGCTTGCCAGGACCCAAG GGTGAACCTGGTGAGAAGGGAGGAGTTGGCTCCATTGGACCCCGG GGTCCCCCCGGCCTGAAAGGGGAACAGGGTGACACCGTAGTGATCGACTACGACGGCCGAATCCTGGATGCGCTGAAG gGCTCGCCGGGTCCCCCAGGGCCACCGGGCCCCCAAGGTGCTCCAGGTCCCAAG ggagagctgggcttgCCGGGTCCCCCTGGACTGGATGGTGAGAAG GGTCCAAAAGGAGCGAAGGGTGACCAGGGCAGCGCAGGGATCACAGGACAGAAAGGAGAGACAGGAGAAATGGGCTTAGCGGGTCCGCCG GGAGCAGAAGGGCCAAAAGgagataaaggagaaaaaggagacacCGGGTCACCGTGTTTGCAGAATAATCAT ATCATACCTGAGCCTGGACCCCCTGGATTACCTGGCCCTATG GGTCCTCCAGGAATCCAGGGGCCTAAA GGCTTGGATGgtgcaaagggagaaaaaggtgACAGCGGTGAGAAAGGGGACCACGGTGACACAGGACCTGCT ggtCTCCCGGGAGCTCCAGGGCTCATCGGTTTACCCGGTACCAAAGGAGAGAAG ggaaagccAGGGGAGCCAGGATTGGAT GGTTTCCCAGGTCtcagaggagagaaaggagagagaagtgaAAGAGGCGAGAAG GGTGAGCGAGGATTACCGGGGAGAAAAGGAGCCAAAGGGCAGAAGGGGGAACCAGGCCCTCCGGGACTGGATCAGCCTTGTCCTGTG GGCCCAGACGGACTGCCAGTAGCAGGATGTTGGCATAAG TGA